A single genomic interval of Labrus mixtus chromosome 6, fLabMix1.1, whole genome shotgun sequence harbors:
- the myofl gene encoding myoferlin: protein MLRVIVESACGIPKKKLGNPDPIAAVVFRGEKKKTKAVDNELNPVWNEVLEFDLKGSALDASSFINVVVKDYETIGKDKLIGSTRISLRDLASGQVKSLPSKNVPLINDKQQAIGAAINLLIGYEPPANTVPNLNDQPDGDMSHMDAGGTDEGDEGEADAEGGFQGEGPGAPTSPNQPGKPPGNKLVRIGRKKNRALANKPQDFQIRIRVIEARQLPGNNIKPVVKVNVCGQTHRTRIRRGNNPFFDEMFFYNVNLLPSELFDESISLRVYDSFSLRSDSLVGEFKLDVGFIYDEPGHAIMRKWLLLSDTDSDSGARGYLKVSIIVVGTGDEPPTERRELSDEHDDIESNLLLPAGVTMRGAILTLKVYRAEDMPQMDDAFIQTVKHAFGGERDRKNLVDPYLEVSFAGKKLCTKIIEKNANPEWNQLIHLQVKFPSMCEHIKLTLYDWDRLTRDDAIGTTFLNLSTMSSSGGEIEDTRAENNAVSDLSTAASEIGFLPAFGPCYVNLYGSPREFTGLPDPYEELNFGKGEGVAYRGRVLVELSTQLDGKVDKSLDDISNDDILVAQKYQRRRKYCLCAVFHSACLLQEPGEPIQFEVSIGNYGNKLDSTCKPLSSTTQYSYAVFDGNHYYYLPWADTKPVVILTSYWEDISHRLHSVNVLLFIADRLESNLTSLKTAVVAKVSETRLGEIWLKLINNLIEDLNSFQLPDLEGQPNVTALDLQMKKLRDAAVEGIKQMAGSMIEEATDVKATVGDIEDWVERIRQLADEPQNSMPDVIIWMLRGEKRVAFARVPANQILYSDFSEQARGRHCGQTQTIFMQYPLDKNKGVKIPVQLRVNMWLGLSAHEKKFNSFSEGNFSVYAEMYENQAQVFGKWGTTGLVGRHKFSDVTGKVKLKQERFMPPRGWEWEKDWFVDPARCLLTEADAGHTEFTDEVFQNETRFPGGEWKPAAEPYTDVNGEKVQSPGEFDCPPGWTWDDDWSFDSNRAVDERGWEYGVTIPPDDKPKSWVAAEKMYHVHRRKRLVRPRKKTSEKMPATERREPGEGWEYSSLIGWKFHRKERSSDTFRRRRWRRKMVPSDCIGASAIFRLEGALGVDVDEKASKTDAAKVFGANTPTVSCHFSRSYLYHLRVYVYQARSLCAMDKDSFSDPYAHVSFLHVSKTTEVIRSTLNPTWDQTLIFEDIEIYGDPQTIAQNPPDVVLELYDSDQVGKDEPMGRCTCPPIVKLNPSVAVSSKLLWFPVTKKGRGAGEVLLAAELILKDKGNDGDLPLVPPRRGEKLYMVPQGIRPVVQLTAIEVLTWGLRNMKTYQLATVCSPSLIVECGGEIVQTAVIKNFKKNPNFPGSVLTLKVLLPKEEMYTPPIVLKVIDHRPFGRKPVVGQCTIDCLEEFRCDPYGINNEVCMSARVAMINASYGDVVLDIEERPIMKTELQADKEEEAVDWWSKFFASIGEQEKCGPYLKKGYDKLQVYNCELEEIAQFQGLTDFCSTFKLQRGKTEEEEEDPSVVGEFKGSFKIYPLSDDPGVTAPPRQFKELPESVPQECLVRIYVVRCIDLQPKDTNGLCDPYIKIALGRKSLDDRDNYKPNTLNPEFGRMFELSCFLPQDKDLKIAVYDYDLLSRDEKVGETIIDLENRLLSRFRPCCGMPETYCVSGINRWRDQLKPSQILQNVARVRGITPPRIEADGSSLTLSGKQYNLQDFEANTVIHAHLGPARERLALHVLRNQGLVPEHVETRTLCSSHQPNLSQGQIQMWVDIFPKSLGLPGPPCDITPRKAKKYFLRAIVWNTTDVILDETSITGENMSDIYVKGWMPGMEEDKQKTDVHYRSLDGDGNFNWRFIFGFEYLPAEQLSVVTRKEHFWNLDKTEFRIPPKLIIQIWDNDKFSLDDYLGSVELDLLSLIPPAKTPEKCSLKMLPGMGGSASSKKPQPNSLFSQKSVRGWWPCAIEQDGKRVLGGKVEMTLEIVEEREMQERPAGKGRDEPNMNPKLDQPNRPDTSFFWFTNPCKTMKFIVWRRFKWIFILGILLLLVLLFLGIMFYSLPNYISMKIVKPFS from the exons atgctgcGAGTCATTGTTGAATCCGCCTGTGGGATACCTAAAAAGAAACTTGGAAACCCAGATCCTATTGCTGCTGTTGTCTTTAGAG gtgagaagaagaaaaccaaaGCAGTTGATAATGAATTGAATCCTGTTTGGAATGAA GTGCTTGAGTTTGATCTAAAAGGCTCTGCGTTGGATGCGTCTTCATTCATCAACGTGGTTGTTAAAGACTATGAAACAATCGGCAAAGACAA ATTAATTGGATCGACAAGAATCTCTCTGAGAGACTTGGCCAGTGGTCAAGTGAAGTCCCTCCCATCCAAGAATGTGCCTTTGATCAATGACAAACAACAGGCTATTGGG gCTGCCATAAATTTGCTCATTGGGTACGAGCCACCCGCCAACACAGTTCCAAATCTCAATGATCAACCTGATGGAGACATGTCTCATATGGATGCTG GGGGCACGGATGAGGGCGACGAGGGGGAGGCAGATGCAGAGGGTGGATTTCAGGGCGAAGGTCCAGGAGCCCCAACTTCCCCAAACCAGCCTGGGAAACCACCAGGGAACAAACTGGTCCGTATTGGCCGTAAGAAGAATAGAGCCTTGGCCAACAAGCCTCAGGATTTCCAg ATCCGTATCAGGGTCATCGAGGCCCGACAGTTGCCTGGCAACAACATCAAGCCAGTGGTAaaggtgaatgtgtgtggacAGACCCACAGGACAAGGATTAGAAGAGGAAACAACCCGTTCTTCGACGAG ATGTTTTTCTACAATGTCAACTTGCTCCCCTCAGAACTGTTTGATGAGAGCATCAGTCTGCGA GTTTATGACTCCTTCTCCCTCAGATCTGACAGTCTAGTGGGAGAGTTCAAG CTGGATGTTGGCTTCATTTATGATGAACCAG GTCATGCCATAATGAGAAAATGGCTCCTCCTGAGTGACACTGACTCCGACTCTGGGGCCAGAGGCTACCTGAAAGTCAGCATAATAGTTGTGGGCACTGGAGATGAGCCTCCG ACTGAGCGGAGAGAGTTAAGTGATGAGCATGACGACATTGAAAGCAATCTTTTGTTGCCAGCTGGTGTCACGATGAGAGGGGCCATACTCACCCTCAAAGTCTATCGTGCCGAGGACATGCCACAGA TGGACGATGCTTTTATTCAGACAGTGAAACATGCCTTtggaggggagagagataggaaaAACTTGGTGGATCCATACTTAGAAGTCAGCTTTGCTGGCAAAAAG CTCTGCACAAAAATAATTGAGAAAAATGCCAATCCAGAGTGGAATCAACTCATCCATCTTCAGGTCAAG tTCCCATCCATGTGTGAACACATAAAGTTAACTCTGTATGACTG GGATCGTCTAACCAGAGATGATGCCATtggaacaacatttttaaatctgagcACGATGTCTTCCTCTGGTGGAGAGATTGAAG ATACTCGGGCTGAAAACAACGCAGTGTCTGATC TGAGCACAGCAGCGTCCGAGATCGGATTTCTCCCGGCTTTTGGACCTTGTTATGTCAATCTGTACGGTAGTCCAAGAGAATTTACCGGCCTGCCCGACCCATACGAGGAGCTCAACTTTGGGAAG GGTGAGGGGGTGGCCTACAGGGGGAGGGTCCTCGTTGAGCTGTCTACTCAGCTTGATGGAAAGGTTGATAAGAGCCTGGATGACATCTCCAATGATGACATCCTGGTGGCACAG AAATACCAGCGGAGGAGGAAGTACTGTCTATGCGCTGTGTTCCACAGTGCGTGCCTGCTCCAGGAGCCGGGCGAGCCAATACAGTTCGAGGTCAGCATTGGTAACTATGGTAACAAGCTGGACTCCACCTGCAAGCCTCTGTCGTCCACCACCCAGTACAGCTATGCTGTGTTTGACG GTAATCACTACTATTACCTGCCCTGGGCTGACACTAAGCCTGTGGTGATTCTCACATCATACTGGGAAGACATCAGCCACCGTTTGCACTCCGTCAATGTTCTCCTCTTCATTGCTGACAGACTG GAGTCCAATCTCACCTCTTTAAAAACTGCCGTCGTAGCCAAGGTATCTGAGACACGCCTGGGGGAGATTTGGCTCAAGCTCATCAACAACCTGATTGAGGACCTAAACAG TTTCCAGCTTCCAGATCTGGAGGGCCAGCCCAATGTGACTGCACTAGACCTTCAGATGAAAAAGCTGCGTGATGCTGCTGTGGAGGGTATTAAACAGATGGCAGGTAGCATGATAGAGGAGGCCACAGATGTCAAGGCTACTGTCGGTGACATTGAAGACTGGGTGGAAAGAATCAGGCAGCTGGCCGACGAG CCTCAGAACAGCATGCCAGATGTGATCATCTGGATGCTAAGAGGAGAGAAGCGGGTAGCTTTTGCTCGAGTCCCAGCAAACCAGATCCTGTACTCTGACTTCAGCGAACAGGCTCGTGGCAGACACTGTGGACAGACCCAGACCATCTTTATGcag TACCCCttggacaaaaacaaaggtgTGAAGATTCCTGTTCAGCTGCGGGTCAACATGTGGCTCGGCCTCTCTGCCCATGAGAAGAAGTTCAACAGCTTCTCAGAAGGAAACTTCAGTGTTTATGCTGAAATG TATGAGAACCAGGCCCAAGTCTTTGGGAAGTGGGGAACTACCGGCCTGGTGGGTCGCCATAAGTTCTCAGATGTGACTGGAAAAGTGAAACTCAAACAAGAACGCTTTATGCCACCACGCGGATGGGAATGGGAGAAGGACTGGTTTGTTGACCCCGCGCGATG CTTGTTGACAGAAGCCGATGCCGGCCACACAGAGTTCACAGATGAAGTTTTTCAGAATGAAACACGTTTCCCTGGTGGGGAGTGGAAGCCCGCAGCAGAGCCTTACACTGACGTG AATGGAGAAAAAGTTCAAAGCCCAGGAGAGTTTGATTGTCCGCCCGGGTGGACCTGGGACGATGACTGGAGCTTTGATAGCAACAGGGCTGTGGACGAGAGAG GCTGGGAATACGGAGTTACAATTCCTCCTGACGACAAGCCCAAGTCCTGGGTTGCAGCAGAAAAAATGTACCATGTCCATCGCAGGAAGAGACTTGTAAGACCGCGGAAAAAGACATCTGAGAAAATGCCTGCTACTGAG AGGAGAGAACCAGGGGAAGGCTGGGAATACTCGTCCCTGATTGGCTGGAAGTTCCACAGGAAGGAGCGCTCCTCTGACACGTTCCGTCGCCGCCGCTGGAGAAGAAAAATGGTCCCATCAGACTGCATTGGGGCCTCAGCCATCTTCAGACTGGAAGGGGCATTA gGGGTTGATGTTGATGAAAAGGCCAGTAAAACGGATGCAGCCAAAGTATTTGGTGCCAACACTCCTACAGTTTCCTGCCACTTTAGCC GGTCCTACTTATACCATCTGAGAGTGTATGTGTATCAGGCGAGGAGTCTCTGTGCCATGGACAAAGACAGCTTCTcag ACCCATACGCCCATGTGTCATTCCTACATGTGAGTAAGACCACAGAAGTCATAAGGTCCACCCTGAACCCCACTTGGGATCAGACTCTCATCTTCGAGGACATCGAAATCTACGGAGACCCACAGACTATTGCACAAAACCCTCCTGATGTTGTGTTGGAGCTGTACGACAGCGATCAAGTG ggTAAAGATGAGCCCATGGGTCGCTGTACATGCCCACCAATAGTGAAACTGAACCCCAGTGTGGCTGTCAGCTCCAAGCTGCTTTGGTTCCCTGTCACTAAAAAAGGTCGCGGTGCTGGGGAGGTTCTGCTGGCTGCAGAGCTCATACTAAAGGATAAG GGGAATGATGGAGATCTGCCTCTGGTGCCTCCTCGGCGAGGGGAGAAGCTCTACATGGTCCCCCAGGGAATCAGGCCTGTAGTGCAGCTCACTGCAATAGAG GTCTTGACTTGGGGCTTGAGAAATATGAAGACCTACCAGTTGGCCACAGTTTGCTCCCCCAGTTTGATAGTGGAATGCGGTGGTGAAATTGTTCAAACCGCTGTCATCAAGAACTTCAAGAAGAACCCAAACTTCCCTGGATCTGTGCTCACTCTCAAAGTG CTTCTTCCCAAAGAGGAGATGTACACCCCTCCCATTGTGCTGAAGGTGATCGACCACCGACCATTTGGTAGGAAACCTGTCGTGGGTCAGTGCACCATCGACTGCTTGGAGGAGTTTCGCTGTGATCCCTATGGCATTAACAATGAAGTCTGCATGTCTGCAAGAG TGGCAATGATAAACGCCTCTTATGGAGATGTTGTTTTAGACATTGAGGAGAGACCCATCATGAAAACTGAG CTTCAAGCAGATAAG GAGGAGGAAGCAGTCGACTGGTGGAGTAAGTTCTTTGCTTCGATTGGAGAGCAAGAGAAGTGTGGGCCCTACCTGAAGAAGGGATACGACAAACTTCAG GTATATAACTGTGAACTAGAGGAGATTGCACAGTTCCAGGGACTCACTGATTTCTGCAGCACTTTCAAACTCCAGCGAGGAAagactgaagaagaggaagaggatccCTCAGTGGTGGGAGAGTTCAAG GGCTCATTCAAGATTTACCCGCTGTCCGATGACCCAGGGGTGACAGCACCACCCCGCCAGTTCAAAGAGCTTCCTGAAAGTGTACCTCAGGAATGCCTCGTCAGGATTTATGTTGTGCGATGTATCGACCTGCAGCCTAAGGATACAAATGGCTTG TGTGACCCCTATATCAAGATTGCACTGGGGAGGAAATCTCTAGACGACAGAGATAACTACAAACCAAACACCCTTAACCCAGAGTTTGGGAG AATGTTTGAGCTGTCGTGCTTCCTGCCTCAAGACAAGGACCTGAAGATCGCCGTGTACGACTATGACCTCCTGAGCAGAGATGAGAAAGTGGGTGAGACCATCATAGATTTGGAGAACAGGCTCCTGTCTCGTTTCCGTCCCTGCTGTGGCATGCCGGAGACTTACTGTGT CTCAGGGATCAATCGGTGGAGAGACCAGCTGAAGCCCTCTCAGATCCTCCAGAATGTGGCGAGGGTGAGAGGCATTACTCCTCCACGCATAGAGGCGGATGGAAGCTCGTTGACGCTTTCAGGAAAACAATACAACCTGCAAGATTTTG AAGCCAACACTGTAATCCACGCCCACTTGGGCCCAGCCAGGGAGAGGCTGGCCCTTCATGTCCTCAGAAACCAAGGCTTGGTACCAGAGCATGTGGAGACTAGAACCCTGTGCAGCTCCCACCAACCCAATCTGTCCCAG GGCCAAATCCAGATGTGGGTGGACATTTTCCCAAAGAGCCTGGGTTTGCCCGGACCTCCATGTGACATTACCCCACGCAAGGCCAAGAA GTACTTTTTGAGAGCCATCGTTTGGAACACAACGGATGTCATTCTGGATGAAACAAGCATCACAGGAGAAAACATGAGTGACATCTACGTTAAGGG ATGGATGCCAGGTATGGAGGAAGACAAACAGAAGACTGATGTCCACTACAGATCCTTGGATGGAGATGGAAATTTCAACTGGAGGTTCATCTTTGGGTTTGAGTACCTTCCTGCAGAACAGCTGAGCGTTGTTACCAGAAAA GAACACTTTTGGAACCTGGACAAAACTGAATTTAGGATTCCTCCTAAATTAATCATCCAGATATGGGACAATGACAAATTCTCCCTGGATGACTACTTAG GTTCAGTTGAGCTGGACCTTCTCAGTTTGATCCCTCCTGCTAAGACCCCGGAAAAGTGCAGCCTAAAGATGTTGCCAGGGATGGGGGGCTCAGCCTCCTCCAAAAAGCCACAACCCAACTCCCTCTTCTCCCAGAAGTCTGTTCGAGGCTGGTGGCCATGTGCGATTGAGCAGGATGGGAAGCGTGTGCTTGGC GGGAAGGTAGAGATGACACTGGAGATAGTGGaagagagggagatgcaggagaGACCTGCTGGGAAAGGCAGAGATGAGCCAAACATGAATCCCAAACTGGACCAACCCAA CCGACCTGACACATCATTCTTCTGGTTTACAAACCCATGCAAGACCATGAAGTTCATAGTTTGGCGCAGGTTTAAATGGATTTTCATCCTAGGGATTCTCCTCCTGCTTGTTCTTCTGTTCCTTGGGATCATGTTCTACTCCCTACCA AACTACATCTCAATGAAGATTGTGAAGCCTTTCTCCTAA